In one window of Kosmotoga pacifica DNA:
- a CDS encoding OsmC family protein, giving the protein MNKDFIFKVTAKSESISKTVIKARNFNIVVDEPPMLGGKDEGPNPVEFVLAALAGCLNVVGHLVAREMGFQIKNLEFEISGALNPEKFMGKETSDRAGYKSIEVKMNIDADVDELTLARWLEIMKQRCPVSDNLTNATPVNITLNSKAESKVVG; this is encoded by the coding sequence ATGAACAAAGACTTTATATTTAAGGTAACTGCCAAATCTGAAAGCATATCAAAAACAGTGATAAAAGCCAGGAATTTCAATATAGTCGTGGATGAACCACCGATGCTTGGGGGAAAGGACGAAGGACCCAATCCAGTGGAATTCGTCCTCGCGGCACTTGCTGGTTGTCTTAACGTTGTTGGCCATCTGGTTGCAAGAGAAATGGGATTCCAGATAAAGAACCTTGAATTTGAGATCTCGGGTGCTTTGAATCCCGAAAAGTTTATGGGAAAGGAGACTTCTGACAGAGCGGGTTACAAGAGCATAGAAGTCAAAATGAACATCGATGCCGATGTTGATGAACTGACTCTGGCACGGTGGCTTGAAATTATGAAGCAACGGTGTCCCGTCTCGGACAACTTGACGAACGCAACTCCCGTAAATATAACACTCAATAGCAAAGCGGAAAGCAAGGTTGTAGGATAA
- a CDS encoding MgtC/SapB family protein produces the protein MIEIIDLFLRLIAATVSGAFIGFTRERIQRPAGLRTHALISVGAAFITELSIFTFFNGVTGDPGRVAAQIVSGIGFLGAGTILKKGFSVKGLTTAATLWVTAAIGMGFGAGEYFSSALATSIVLLIVVGFKRVDRLVGKGNKQTITIEMYKGHAMEKLTKYLEKLGITPLHIEIETDEDSITFELVIKDEDYKAIKKNIVEFASIEGIISIDLGD, from the coding sequence TTGATAGAAATTATTGACTTATTTCTAAGACTCATTGCTGCCACTGTTTCGGGAGCGTTTATCGGGTTTACAAGGGAAAGAATACAAAGGCCTGCTGGGTTAAGGACACATGCTCTGATTTCTGTCGGTGCTGCATTTATCACCGAATTATCGATCTTCACGTTTTTCAACGGAGTAACAGGAGACCCAGGAAGAGTCGCTGCTCAGATAGTCTCCGGTATAGGGTTCCTCGGAGCAGGTACGATTCTTAAAAAGGGTTTTTCTGTTAAAGGGCTCACTACAGCCGCGACTCTATGGGTAACAGCAGCAATCGGTATGGGTTTTGGAGCAGGGGAATATTTTTCATCTGCGCTTGCCACAAGTATAGTCCTTCTGATTGTGGTCGGATTTAAAAGAGTTGATAGATTGGTTGGTAAAGGAAATAAGCAAACCATTACAATTGAGATGTACAAAGGTCATGCAATGGAAAAGCTGACAAAGTACCTAGAAAAGCTTGGTATAACGCCTCTTCACATCGAAATCGAAACAGACGAAGACAGCATAACGTTCGAGCTTGTCATCAAGGATGAGGATTATAAAGCTATTAAAAAGAATATCGTTGAATTCGCTAGCATCGAGGGAATTATTTCAATTGATCTCGGAGATTGA
- a CDS encoding ABC transporter permease, whose amino-acid sequence MNVFKAGLAIARNAFLRNRIYLLNHLISNAGSFVFGYIFVSIWRAILGDSPEASLMVTYVMVNQAGLWITMFLPYGAFLFQKVRDGTIAFELLRPYGIIYLSFYEVLGHVVYNFLFRYLPIFFLGFLLLGVKLPSPGQIAPYGISILMAFIISFFLNYFIGLWSLRFLSISGAQSLYYFLMNFLSGYMLPAEYYPGILKKIMPLTPFAATNYVPGSIYLGKMTFLEGIKLQLSWIMILLLLALVLTKLTQKRLQIQGG is encoded by the coding sequence GTGAATGTTTTCAAAGCGGGATTGGCCATTGCAAGGAATGCTTTTTTAAGGAACAGGATTTATCTGCTGAATCATTTGATCAGCAACGCCGGAAGTTTTGTGTTCGGTTATATCTTCGTAAGCATCTGGAGAGCCATCCTCGGTGATTCCCCAGAGGCTTCTCTTATGGTAACCTATGTGATGGTAAATCAAGCTGGTCTCTGGATCACAATGTTTCTCCCATATGGAGCCTTCTTATTCCAAAAGGTAAGGGATGGAACGATCGCTTTTGAACTATTAAGGCCTTATGGAATAATATATCTGAGCTTTTACGAGGTTCTGGGACACGTAGTTTATAATTTTCTCTTCCGCTACTTGCCAATCTTTTTCCTTGGTTTTCTCTTACTGGGGGTTAAACTACCATCACCGGGACAAATAGCACCTTACGGGATATCCATTTTAATGGCTTTCATTATTTCCTTTTTTCTTAATTACTTTATCGGACTATGGAGTCTGAGGTTTCTAAGTATTTCTGGAGCTCAGTCGCTTTACTATTTCCTGATGAATTTCCTCTCCGGTTATATGCTACCAGCGGAATACTATCCCGGCATTTTGAAGAAAATAATGCCCTTGACTCCCTTTGCAGCGACCAACTATGTTCCTGGCTCAATTTATCTCGGTAAAATGACCTTTCTGGAAGGTATCAAACTACAATTATCCTGGATAATGATTCTTCTACTTCTTGCACTGGTTTTAACGAAACTTACTCAGAAGAGGTTACAGATTCAGGGTGGTTGA
- a CDS encoding LacI family DNA-binding transcriptional regulator has translation MSSKLTRLIDVAKLAKVSTATVSRVINNSGYVSAEVKERVLKAIEELGYQPAKAARFLAKSRQNFKISIVADDWVLKSITTALDEFYSIVYKGIIDFSKNHRMSIELQDISSWDRGVDGFLLMGGGITKELVKEIKDTGKPVVLVDQYIPGLKVDCVVSDGYDGAVFAVDKLISKGLKRIVHIHGPLSHFGFRDRYDGYVATMERHGFMPRTYEFDEISDNMGVIIDMMLRNYGKPEAIFGSNDTAAIRAMDELKIRGYSIPEDVSIVGFDDIMSASLITPKLTTLKIFKYDLGSIAARRLFNLLMGEETHPIKISLFTQYIERESTI, from the coding sequence TTGAGTTCTAAATTAACTAGATTAATAGATGTAGCAAAACTCGCAAAAGTATCAACAGCGACAGTTTCACGGGTAATCAATAACAGCGGTTACGTCTCAGCCGAAGTTAAAGAAAGAGTGCTGAAAGCCATAGAAGAACTGGGCTACCAGCCAGCAAAAGCAGCTAGGTTTCTAGCGAAGTCAAGGCAAAATTTCAAAATAAGCATAGTAGCTGATGATTGGGTTCTTAAATCCATAACAACAGCTTTGGACGAATTTTATAGCATTGTGTATAAGGGTATTATTGATTTCTCGAAGAATCACAGAATGAGCATAGAACTACAAGATATAAGCTCGTGGGACAGGGGAGTTGATGGCTTTTTGCTCATGGGTGGTGGAATTACAAAAGAATTGGTAAAAGAAATAAAAGACACCGGGAAACCTGTGGTCCTTGTGGATCAATATATTCCGGGTCTGAAAGTAGATTGTGTGGTTTCAGATGGTTATGATGGAGCCGTTTTCGCAGTAGATAAGCTTATTTCCAAAGGGCTTAAGAGAATTGTCCATATTCATGGTCCGCTTTCTCATTTTGGCTTCAGAGACAGATATGATGGATATGTCGCTACTATGGAGAGGCATGGTTTTATGCCCAGGACATACGAATTCGATGAGATAAGTGACAATATGGGGGTCATCATTGATATGATGTTGAGAAACTATGGTAAACCTGAAGCCATTTTTGGTTCCAATGATACCGCAGCCATAAGGGCCATGGACGAATTAAAGATCAGAGGTTATAGTATTCCCGAAGATGTTTCTATTGTGGGTTTTGACGATATTATGAGTGCTTCATTGATCACTCCAAAACTCACCACGCTGAAGATATTCAAATATGATCTTGGCTCCATCGCAGCAAGGCGGCTTTTCAATTTGCTGATGGGAGAGGAAACCCATCCCATTAAAATCTCTCTCTTTACTCAGTATATAGAGCGCGAAAGTACCATATAA